One genomic window of Desulfocurvus vexinensis DSM 17965 includes the following:
- a CDS encoding DUF1778 domain-containing protein, translated as MTQPTSSSRSTNIIIRVTPEQRDLIDQAALLNNKTRADFILEAATRAAQDSVLDQVLFPVPVEQFEAFQRLQESSPEQDKRLSALMARTSRWGK; from the coding sequence ATGACACAACCTACTTCGTCGAGCCGCAGTACGAATATCATTATCCGGGTGACTCCCGAACAGCGGGACCTGATCGACCAGGCCGCCTTGCTCAACAACAAGACCCGGGCCGATTTCATCCTCGAAGCGGCGACCAGGGCCGCGCAGGACTCCGTCCTCGATCAGGTGCTGTTTCCCGTCCCAGTCGAACAGTTCGAGGCGTTCCAGAGACTTCAGGAGAGCTCACCTGAACAGGATAAACGCTTGAGCGCCCTCATGGCACGTACGTCTCGCTGGGGGAAGTGA